The Torulaspora globosa chromosome 8, complete sequence genome segment GCGCGATAGCTGACCACGTAAGGCACGCAGtctctcttgatgaaagaaagGGTAAATTCAAGCAGCAATTATTTGTTCCGTATCCCATGTTGAACCAGCCCACCACTGACGTTCCAAATATTGACGCTGTGAATCAagatgagtttgaaagtAGAAACCGCTCAACTGACACGAGAACGGGTGTGAGCCCGGATTTGATCGAGAAATGGTTTCCCGGTGATCATTCAGATATTGGAGGCGGTTGGGGGCTGATTGCACAACCAGAGAAGATTTATCGAATTTTTCTATGCGCTGGATGATTGCTGAAGCGTTTAAACTTGGAGTGTAGTTCAAACCTGGCTCAGTCACCTCTTTCGCTTCAAAGCATACTAATATAGGCTCGTTATTCTCGACAATGCATGACAAGCTTACTTTCAACCAAGGGATTAAAATACTGAAAGTCCAGATATTGCAACTAGCTCTCGGATAGCCTCTTCTGCCGTAAGCTGGTCTGGAAAGATGTTGGCTGATCTCCGTGAATGAGAGAGACAGAGACTTTAACTGAGCAAGAGGCTGCTCGAGAGCCTTATAGTGAAAAGTGCAAAGGCATGAGCAAGTTCGAGACTTTCTTATGATGGGTCCTAGAGCTTATCCCCATAGGCCTAAGGATAGAAACCCAGGCAGGAAAATGGGAAAATGCTTATAAGCCCAACCTTGGCCGGCATAGATATGTGGCGCTCAATCGTGACCTGCATTGGTCAGTATTTTGGCGCATCAAGTATGATCAGAGGTATCGGCCCTCAAACGTACCCAGCTATGCAAGAGAACTACTCAGAGAGTTCGAGGAGCTTGACTTGAAGACAGACCCGGTTACGAATATAAACACCAGAGCATTGCCCCTTGATCCCACGGTAAACCGTGAGCGATATCAAGATGCCAGTGCAGTCGTTGCTACCTACAGAAGACCTAGCCATGATTGTCACTAAACAGAGCGCCGAGATTCGCTATCTAGCCATGAGGAAGCAGTTTGACCGCTGGGCGGCAACGTGTTGGCAAGAGTTTCCAGATGATCTTAGTGAATTGCTGCAGAAAAACCCTTATGTGTGAGTCGCATcttcatttttgaatgTATGTGAATCAGAGGTTGAAAGTTTGATCAGAGACGAATGTAATAAATAGATTTATAGACAGAAGGATAACATGCTCGCGCTTCTCGTTCACTCAAAATTTAGCAATAAGTTCATTCATACTTGCTTAACCAACAATTAGTTTTGACTTACCACCTTCGAATTCATATTGTGGGATTTCCAGGTTCAATGGAGCTGGACCTTTTCTAATTCTACCAGAGATATCATAATGAGAACCGTGACAAGGGCAGAACCAACCACCGAAATCACCTGCCTCACTAATAGGCACACAGCCCAGGTGGGTACAGATACCCAACATGATCAGCCATTCTGGTCTTTGACTCTGTCGAAGTCGGCTTGATGGTCATTTAGAGCAGACATGTCGACCTGGTTAGCCTCCTGAATTTCATGTGCAGCTCTGTGTCTAATGAACACCGGTTTACCTTGCCATTTGACAACGACGTCCTTGCCCTCTGGAATAGCAGGCAGTTTAATCTTGGCAGGCTTAGTGCATATCGGATTGTGAAAGTCATCTTTCAACAAGTTATCAGGTCTTATAGTGTAGTGGTTATCACTTTCGGTTCTGATCCGAACAACCCCGGTTCGAGTCCGGGTAGGACCT includes the following:
- a CDS encoding T6SS phospholipase effector Tle1-like catalytic domain-containing protein, producing the protein MLSMAWRIYEKWEFSEQPCQPHYSSTLADEFKRTFSRSYEVRIHFQGLWDSVNSVGILRNKLFPCTQRSAIADHVRHAVSLDERKGKFKQQLFVPYPMLNQPTTDVPNIDAVNQDEFESRNRSTDTRTGVSPDLIEKWFPGDHSDIGGGWGLIAQPEKIYRIFLCAG